The Telopea speciosissima isolate NSW1024214 ecotype Mountain lineage chromosome 11, Tspe_v1, whole genome shotgun sequence genome includes the window atgtgtctctctctcctccccatgtaaaAAGACATCTCTAACTTTTGTTTGGGGATGGATAGAAAGAAACATTGGGAGCGTTGGCATACGCCATGCTCTCGGacatagttctttttccctagaAATATAAGCCATTCAGGTTCAAATTCCTTATTATGGAAGCAACAGATGATAACTTGCTTTTAGTACTTAACGCACCTACCATGAGTTTCCATAACAATAAGAAGGGACAAAATTTAGGACGGATTTTCAAATGCCACGCAAAATTCCACAACTTTTTAGAAGCAATATTCATATCCATACTATGTTGAAACTTAAGCGAGCATTTAGCTGCAATCTTTGTGGAGAACACACTTGTCCTACTAAATGGGCATATCATACAATCATTTACTGAATTAGATACAAGAACTGTAAAATCATTGGAGATACGGGACTGTATCAGGGTTTGCAGGGAGGGAAGGAACATGGATGGACAAACATAGAAGTGTGGTTGGACTGTCAAGAAGTTGTGGCGTGATTAATGAAGGTTCATGTGAAGGGTGGCTGTGGGAGTGTTTCTCCTTACTACATGACATTTGCCTGATGATGCaatcttttacttctttttgtaTATTGAAGAAGGATAGACTAATTGTTTTTAAAACGATTTGAGGGTCTGTCGGCTAAAGCTAAATTAATTGTTTCCAAACAAGTGATGAAAGTGGATTGCTCAAATAGCAGATATAATActaagaaaattcaaaactcaagccaaaaaaaaagagagtagaAATTAGGCTTTCAAAGTTAAAGAAtattgttatgtatgtctcgaattcttggacccgtttcgaaTAATGACCtgctccgacatttttggtTGCGATCCgaatggaggagtatttatgttccttactcgctttattgtaaagaagagtaagatttggggtttttcgttctagggtttctgggagagagcagcagcgttgttttgggtgttcttgagatctccattgtaatcgtttctccgatttgcatagtgaatcattttcgccttcgcccgtggatgtagcacaccatactggtgtgtcaACCACGTTATCTCTCTGTGTCCTCTTGctctgttcttgtttctttccGTGTTCTTGGTTGGTGTTTGCTATAACAAATATAGATAAGCATGTTAAACTGTGAAAATTGAGAGGTTTAACTTATTACTTGAAGATTCATTACCACATGTATCTTAAGGAAGTATCAGATGGCACAACAAGAACCAAGTAATCCTTCCGGATATCTAAATATTGCATCGAAAGTTGAAAAGGCTTTAAAGAAATAACCTATCCTTTTACATATTTCTCATGGCCCCCTCCCTCTCCAAGTGTTGGATGACATCAGACAATCCCAAGTTACCATTCTAGGTATCAAATCAACGCACTAAAGCACAAAGGTCTCAGGGAATTTGGTTCATAAGTaacttcttatattattaagtccAGGTCCTCTACTTTTCATTGCCTTTCTTAACAATACCAGTGTCTCCTTTTAGAACCAAAGATGGTTGTTGGGAGATGAAATCAGAAAGTCAGATTCCAGATTTTTGGCATAGAAGTAAATATGTTTAAGATCCATTCTGCAGAAAGGAGATGAAATGTTTCCAGATTTTTCATGTGTAATCTAGGTGTGGTTCTGTGTCTTGCATACTTCTCTGCATTAGTATTTACAGAGGAAGCATCCAGATCCTGCATTGATGGAGCTAAAAAGTTAATTaaagatgaaaaagaaataaCAGATGAGATGGATGTGACAACTGATCAACACCGGTTACAGTAAAAGGATGAAGTGATTTTCACATGATCATAATCATATGCCATCTACATTAGGACTGCAAATGCATGTTGTGTCGTAAGCACCATTTTCTTGCTATGCATTTGTGATGGAATTTCTAGATCACCTAAGGATTAGGGTTAGAAAACCTCATGTAAATCGAGAATCAGGGGGATTAGCAACCAAATCAGAACTTTAATGAAATTCAAAAGCAAAATAAAGATAGTTCAGATGGGCAGAATGGCAGATAACCTTGGTCAATTGGTCTATTAATCAAGGAGAACAAACcatcaaaatttgaaagaaatcacaaAGTCAGATTCAAAGATATGAAAACCTACTTGAATTAGGAAAGTGAAAACCCAAATAGATACCAGTAAAAGAATTAATAACTTCTAAAATCATCagtccctccaattcctccaattcatCTCATAGTGgtcggaaatgaccaccctatcccctgtCCGAACatactgcccgggtgggatccactcccccccTATTataggaattggaggaattgtaggggcagataaatggagacgataattttTTCCATTCTccactctccttctctttctctatcaGCCGAATATCTCATTGTCAACTAGGCAACAGATATTCGGTTTCCTTCTCTACTCCTTCCATTATATTGTCATTTTATGTAAGGTTGGAGCAGTGCTTATATGGTAAGAATAGGTGCTAAGGATTCCCTCTAGGGTTTCCTTTctcttgtataaatattcattacCGGTTCACTCAATAAGACAGTGCAATAACAATCAGTCTATCATTCTGAAActgttcttttctctctctcttacgtCCCTCTCCTCGTATCTCTCCCTTTTACAGGGAACGAAGCTGATAAAAAATGGCGAATGTGTTGTCAATTTTTGAGAAACTTTACTCTCTCGTACATGACGAAACTGAATCACTTTCTCAAGTGAGGCCACAAGTGGAGTCGCCCTGTGAAGAACTCAAGCTGATGATTGGGTATCTGAAGAAATCCGATGAAGTAAGCAACAAAAGCTCTGAGAGGAAAGAATGGAAGGAACAACTGAGGCGGTTGGCCTCGGAGGTAAAAACCACAATCAATATCTTCTTATACAATGAAGCTCGGAGAGAACGGAATGATGCTGTTACGAAGGCCATTAAGCTGATACAAAAATACCGTAAGACTCACCAGCTAGGTGGGAAAATTAATCAAATCAATGGAAAGATGAAGGATCATTGGGAAAGAAAGATGAAGTATAAGATTGGAACTTCAGAGGAATGTAAAGCATCGACCACTCAAGAACACGAAGCTTGGGTTGAGAAAAATTTTCCCTCGTTTTGTGATGATCTGATAGGAATTGAAAACCAAGCTGGTAAGCTCGCGGAGTTACTCATGAGAGGAGGTCACAGAGGAAGTTTCACCGGTGTCTCAATCACCGGAATGGGGGGGAACTGGCAAAAGCGTTCTTGCCTGGAATATTTACAATAAAGCTGACGTTATAGGTCACTTCCAATTGAAAGCATGGGTGTATCTGTCACGAGAATTTGCATTGGGAGAAGTTTTGTACTGTATCCTGATGCAATTGATACCAAggaaagatgagagagagagcgatTGGAATTGAAGCAAAAACAAGATGAGAGAGACAAATTGATATTGAAGCCTGATCGTTGTATGGAAAAACTTTATGATATAAAGGATGCTCTAGAAGAGAAGAACTAACTCATTGTGTTCGATGATATGTGGAGGGACGAAGACTGGGCAAAACTACAACTGTACTTACCGGTTAAACAAAATCAAGAATGCAAAGTGTTGGTGACCACTCGCAATGATGATGTTCCGATGAAACTTCAGCAAATTGCTCCTCCACATAAGGTAAAACTTTTGGACAAAGTAAAGAGTTTGGATCTTTTCTTAAAGGTGGTCTGCCAATCCTCAGACGGTATGGAAGCAAGTCTTAGCAAGGGGCAGATGAAGGTTCTGATGAAGAAAATTGTATCCAAGTGTGGTGGGTTGACCCAAGCTATTGCGGACTTGGGATATTTTTTATCGAAAGAAGAGACAACTTGTCATGGATGGAATAAcctgttggatagtctgagttGGAAACACAAGAGCTTGAGAACAAGATGAGAGAGACAGATTGATATTGAAGTCTGATCGTTGGATGGAAAAGTTTTCTGATATAAAGGATGCTCTGGAAGAGAAGAACTATCTCATTGTGTTCGATGATATGTGGAGGGACGAAGACTGGGCAAAACTGCAACTGTACTTACTGGTTAAACAAAATCAGGAATGCAAAGTGTTTGTGACCACTCACAATGATGATGTTCCGAAGAAACTTCAGCGAATTGTTCCTCCACATAAGGTAAAACTTTTGGACGAAGTAAAGAGTTTGGATCTTTTCTTAAAGGTGGTCTGCCAATCCTCAGACTGTATGGAAGCAAGTCTCAACAAGGGGCAGATGAAGGTTCTGACGAAGAAAATCGTATCCAAGTGTGGTGGGTTGACCCAAGCTATTGCGGACTTGGGATATCTTTTATCGAAAGAAGAGACAACTTGTCATGGATGGAGTAACCTGTTGGATAGTCTTAGCTGGAAACATAAGAGCCTGAGAAcaagatgagagagatagattgaTATTGAAGCCTGATCATTGGATGGAAAAGTTTTCTGATATAAACGATGCTTTGGAAGAGAAGAACTATCTCATTGTGTTCGATGATATGTGGAGGGACGAAGACTGGGCAAAACTGCAACTGTACTTACCGGTTAAACAAAATCAGGAATGCAAAGTGTTGGTGACCACTCGCAATGATGATGTTTCGAAGAAACTTCAGCGAATTGCTCCTCCACATAAGGTAAAACTTTTGGATGAAGTAAAGAGTTTGGATCTTTTCTTAAAGGTGGTCTGCCAATCCTCAGACGGTATGGAAGCAAGTCTTAACAAGGGGCAAATGAAGGTTCTGACGAAGAAAATCGTATCCAAGTGTGGTGGGTTGACCCAAGCTATTGCGGACTTGGGAtattttttatcaaaagaaGAGACAACTTGTCATGGATGGAGTAACCCTGTTGGCTAGTCTGAGCTGGAAACACAAGAGCCTGAGAACAAGATGAGAGAGACAGATTGATATTGAAGCCTGATCGTTGGATGGAAAAGCTTTCTGATATAAAGGATGCTCTAGAAGAGAAGAACTATCTCATTATGTTCGATGATATGTGGAGGGACGAAGACTGGGCGAAACTGCAACTGTACTTACTGGTTAAACAAAATCAGGAATGCAAAGTGTTGGTGACCACTCGCAATGATGATGTTCCGATGAAACTTCAGCGAATTGCTCCTCCAAATAAGGTAAAACTTTTGGACTAAGTAAAGAGTTTGGATATTTTCTTAAAGGTGGTCTAACAATCCTCAGATGGTATGAAAGCAAGTCTCAACAAGGGGCAGATGAAGGTTCTGACGAAGAAAATTGTATCCAAGTGTGGTGGGTTGACCCAAGCTATTGCGGACTTGGGATATTTTTTATCGAAAGAAGAGACAACCTGTCATGGATGGAGAAAcctgttggatagtctgagctgGAAACACAAGCGCCTGAGAACAAGATAAGAGAGACAGATTGATATTGAAGCCTGATCGTTGAATGGAAAAACTTTCTGATGTAAAGGATGCTCTGAAAGAGAAGAACTATCTTATTGTGTTCGATGATATGTGGAGGGATGAAGACTGGGTGAAACTGCAACTGTACTTACCGGTTAAACAAAATCAGGAATGCAAAGTGTTGGTGACCACTCGCAATGATGATGTTCCGAAGAAACTTCAGCGAATTGCTCCTCCACATAAGGTAAAACTTTTGGACGAAGTAAAGAGTTTGGATATTTTCTTAAAGGTGGTCTGCCAATCCTCAGACGGTATGAAAGTAAGTCTCAACAAGGGGCAGATGAAGGTTCTGACTAAGAAAATCGTATCCAAGTGTGGTGGGTTGACCCAAGCTATTGCGGACTTGGGATATTTTTTATCGAAAGAAGAGACAACTTGTCATGGATGGAGTAAcctgttggatagtctgagctgGAAACATAAGAGCCTGAGAAAGTGTAGATAGTTAGTATCACTAAGCTATACTGATTTAACTTTTGAGTCGAAGGATTGTTTTCTTTACTTTAGGCGTTTCCCATAAAAGGTGTTTATGGATAGGGAAAGACTGATTAGGCTCTAGGTTAGTGAGGAGGGAATTCTGAAACCTGATGAGCTATTGAGCATGGAAAAGGTGGCGGAAACATGCTTTGACGAGTTGTTGACGAAGAACCTGATCCTAGTTGCCGATTGGAAATCCAATGGGTTACCATATTATGGTGTTCATCCTCTCCTCTTGGATGTGGCAGCTAGTATCAGTTGCCAAGGAAGGTAAGATTTTTAATATCCTCACTTCAGAAGTACCCTTGGACTGTTCTCCCTGTATAGCCCTCCACGGTTATCAAACTGAGAACATGGCTGCTTCATCGGACCTACTTTTCTTGGGTTCGAATTTTCCCCGGTCGTTACTCTCCTTCACTGGTATGTTGTTCAAGCTTTCTCGTCGATTTCGCATTTTGGATCTAGAGGGTGCCCCAGGTCTGAAATGTTTACCAAAGGAGATAGGGGATCTCCTTTTACTCAGATACTTGAGTGTATGTCGTACAGAATTGAAAACTCTCTCAGTTTGGGTTGGAAATTTGAGTAATCTTCGAACTTTGAATCTGTACAAAACAAAGATTTTAACTCTCCCAGTTGAAATCTTTAAATTGTACCAGTTAAGGCATCTTCTATGCTTTAATAGGAAGGCCAATTTGTTCGTACCTGAAGATTTCATCGTCCAGAGTTCGACTAGTGCTCTTGGTCTTCCATTTTTCCTAACTTCTCCTCCTAGAAGCATCGACCAACTAAGGAATCTACAGGTATTGTGGTTTCATACATG containing:
- the LOC122645322 gene encoding toMV resistance protein Tm-2(2)-like: MEKFSDIKDALEEKNYLIVFDDMWRDEDWAKLQLYLLVKQNQECKVFVTTHNDDVPKKLQRIVPPHKVKLLDEVKSLDLFLKVVCQSSDCMEASLNKGQMKVLTKKIVSKCGGLTQAIADLGYLLSKEETTCHGWSNLLDSLSWKHKSLRTR
- the LOC122645323 gene encoding putative disease resistance protein At1g58400, whose amino-acid sequence is MEKFSDINDALEEKNYLIVFDDMWRDEDWAKLQLYLPVKQNQECKVLVTTRNDDVSKKLQRIAPPHKVKLLDEVKSLDLFLKVVCQSSDGMEASLNKGQMKVLTKKIVSKCGGLTQAIADLGYFLSKEETTCHGWSNPVG